A part of Longimicrobiaceae bacterium genomic DNA contains:
- a CDS encoding tetratricopeptide repeat protein: MPNAGSRLRFTWLGAPLVVLLSACAIATIPPPDAAEVARLEAAHQRDPNSPSTALALASAYRLTGRADEALPLLEEARAENPGDARVLLLLGTLREEQGDLDDALEAYRAYLEVEKRGRWPTEVARRIRLLQRKVMVAEAKRLVAQEAELADTEPQPGTVAVYPFLYRGNDPRLEPLGRALADLLTTDLSQTERLRVLERSRVQLLLDEMSLSQEGYVDPATAARSGRLLQAEHVVQGSLTGSGEDVELLATVMDVRSAESTGRVEERDALRRLFDAQRRLAIGIYERLGIQLTQAELDRIGQPPTQSLDALLAYGSALEAEDRGDFGAAAELYRQAARLDPNFDAANQRAMQAAAMNRAQELPTQAITVAVVTAVVERTTPLLPDIGPPLPPEKPPAVEAFDIGPFGGLGILDIILSRPGAP; the protein is encoded by the coding sequence ATGCCGAACGCCGGTTCTCGCCTCCGCTTCACGTGGCTCGGCGCACCTTTAGTCGTCCTTCTCTCGGCCTGCGCCATCGCCACCATCCCCCCGCCGGATGCCGCTGAGGTCGCACGTCTCGAAGCGGCACATCAGAGGGATCCGAACTCGCCTTCTACCGCACTCGCTCTGGCGTCGGCGTATCGCCTGACCGGACGAGCCGACGAAGCGCTGCCCCTGCTGGAGGAAGCCCGAGCGGAGAACCCGGGCGATGCCCGCGTCCTGCTGTTGCTCGGGACGCTGCGGGAGGAACAGGGCGACCTGGACGACGCCCTCGAGGCCTATCGGGCCTATCTCGAGGTGGAGAAGAGGGGCAGGTGGCCGACGGAGGTCGCTCGACGCATCCGGCTGCTGCAGCGAAAGGTGATGGTGGCGGAGGCGAAGCGCCTGGTGGCACAGGAGGCCGAGCTGGCCGACACCGAGCCGCAACCGGGGACCGTCGCCGTCTACCCGTTCCTGTACCGTGGCAACGACCCGCGCCTGGAGCCGCTCGGCCGCGCGCTTGCGGACCTGCTGACGACGGACCTTTCGCAGACCGAGCGTCTGAGGGTGCTAGAGCGGAGCCGCGTGCAGCTGCTGCTCGATGAGATGAGCCTCTCGCAGGAAGGCTATGTGGATCCGGCCACGGCGGCGAGAAGCGGGCGGCTGCTGCAGGCCGAGCACGTGGTGCAGGGCAGTCTCACTGGGAGCGGCGAAGACGTCGAGCTGCTGGCGACGGTGATGGACGTGCGCTCGGCCGAGAGCACCGGGCGAGTGGAGGAGCGCGATGCGTTGCGACGCCTCTTCGACGCGCAGCGACGCCTCGCTATCGGCATCTACGAGCGGCTGGGTATTCAGCTGACCCAGGCCGAGCTCGATCGCATCGGACAGCCTCCCACACAGAGCCTGGACGCGCTCCTCGCCTACGGCAGCGCGCTGGAAGCCGAGGACCGGGGCGACTTCGGCGCGGCTGCGGAGCTCTACCGCCAGGCAGCACGCCTCGACCCCAATTTCGACGCGGCAAATCAGCGTGCGATGCAGGCTGCGGCAATGAATCGTGCCCAGGAGCTGCCCACTCAAGCAATTACCGTCGCCGTAGTAACCGCGGTAGTCGAGAGGACGACGCCGCTCCTTCCAGACATCGGGCCGCCACTCCCACCGGAGAAGCCACCCGCAGTCGAGGCCTTCGATATTGGACCCTTCGGCGGACTCGGCATCCTCGACATCATCCTCAGCCGGCCAGGGGCCCCATGA
- a CDS encoding Ig-like domain-containing protein, whose protein sequence is MSRSKMRRLGSAAALAALLAAGCKDGFFAPSAPALGSAGMRISYQFVPGESGGAAEAFDKADSVRVELWRGDVAALDSTLALPAPGSTRPVQVSIEMEQPEEPFLLVLELRAGAAPIFSAESEVVLRQGEVVTATPGLVPIAAEIHVEDRYGPLTAIGDSLRLSAHALFATGDTIAGAPLTWEILDPDVISLTPAGVAEALAEGEARVRVTSGELSAESVVEVRATEAEIEIVPEQIELEVGDSARITAIVHDVNGNPLPRTAQFSSADETVATVDGTGMVRAVGEGETTIEAQAGSAPPATVPVIVSRVPVGSVIVTPDSVGLLVGSTVQLSARVEAADGSVLPGRPVGWASTDTSIARVSADGLVTAVRAGVVDITATSEGQSGQARVTVQNPTPVGNAISPASTTASTDGLTITITGTGFVTSTQALWEGEERPTTYVSPAELRVQLQPGDLRLPGSYVVDIVSPGPGGGEAEPLVFSVDRATPFVETLPPSAIGETDVVLAGSIDAAGLDYEYAFLFSASPDSVASIQPGVEFTPGSGAGTVTQLVEGLGSGLEYFYQLVVVGESIDTTYGGVQSFETVNNTPVVEDIAPDTVFTNDPFTLTVLGSNFHPGLIIAIGEMTLQTTFISETEVSGQVLSGFLEVEGVYPVAVVDPDTNEFSNSVDLTVLPEPQ, encoded by the coding sequence ATGAGCCGCTCGAAGATGCGCCGGCTGGGATCGGCCGCTGCGCTCGCCGCCCTCCTGGCCGCTGGATGCAAGGACGGATTCTTCGCGCCCTCGGCGCCCGCGCTCGGCAGCGCCGGCATGCGGATCAGTTACCAGTTCGTCCCGGGCGAGAGCGGCGGGGCCGCGGAGGCCTTCGACAAGGCGGATTCCGTTCGCGTCGAGCTCTGGCGGGGCGACGTGGCCGCTCTCGACTCGACGCTCGCGCTACCTGCACCCGGCTCTACGCGTCCGGTACAGGTCTCGATCGAGATGGAACAGCCTGAAGAGCCGTTCCTTCTTGTGCTCGAGCTCCGGGCGGGGGCGGCTCCCATCTTCTCCGCCGAGTCCGAGGTCGTATTGCGCCAGGGGGAGGTGGTGACGGCGACACCGGGGCTCGTGCCTATTGCCGCGGAGATCCACGTCGAGGACCGGTACGGGCCTCTCACCGCCATCGGCGACTCTCTGCGGCTCAGCGCCCACGCCCTCTTCGCCACGGGCGATACGATTGCCGGCGCGCCGCTCACCTGGGAGATCCTTGACCCGGACGTGATCAGCCTTACGCCCGCGGGCGTCGCAGAAGCGCTCGCGGAGGGCGAGGCGCGGGTGCGGGTGACAAGCGGAGAGCTCTCCGCAGAGTCGGTGGTGGAGGTGCGGGCCACGGAAGCCGAGATCGAAATCGTCCCCGAGCAGATCGAGCTCGAGGTGGGCGACTCGGCACGGATTACCGCGATCGTGCACGACGTCAACGGCAATCCGCTGCCGCGCACGGCGCAGTTCTCCAGCGCCGACGAAACGGTCGCCACGGTCGATGGAACCGGTATGGTGCGCGCGGTCGGGGAAGGGGAGACCACCATCGAGGCCCAGGCGGGCTCCGCGCCGCCGGCAACCGTGCCGGTGATCGTGAGCCGCGTGCCGGTAGGATCCGTGATCGTGACGCCCGACTCGGTGGGCCTGCTGGTGGGTTCCACCGTGCAGCTCTCCGCGCGCGTGGAGGCGGCGGATGGAAGCGTTCTCCCGGGTCGCCCCGTCGGCTGGGCAAGCACAGACACCTCCATCGCCCGAGTATCCGCCGACGGTCTGGTCACGGCAGTCCGAGCCGGCGTCGTCGACATCACGGCGACGAGCGAGGGTCAGTCCGGACAGGCGCGCGTCACGGTTCAGAACCCCACGCCGGTCGGGAACGCGATCTCACCGGCCAGCACGACGGCAAGCACGGACGGGCTCACGATCACGATCACGGGAACGGGATTCGTCACCAGTACCCAGGCGCTATGGGAAGGTGAGGAGCGCCCGACGACGTATGTGAGCCCCGCAGAGCTTCGGGTGCAGCTTCAGCCCGGCGATCTGCGTCTGCCGGGCTCGTATGTGGTCGACATCGTCTCACCCGGACCTGGCGGCGGCGAGGCAGAGCCGCTGGTGTTTTCGGTCGACAGAGCGACCCCCTTCGTCGAGACGCTGCCCCCATCGGCCATCGGCGAAACTGACGTGGTCCTCGCGGGAAGCATCGACGCGGCAGGACTCGATTACGAGTACGCGTTCCTGTTCTCCGCGAGCCCGGATAGCGTAGCGTCCATCCAACCGGGTGTGGAGTTCACGCCTGGCAGCGGCGCGGGAACGGTCACCCAACTGGTTGAGGGTCTCGGCTCAGGGTTGGAGTACTTCTATCAGCTGGTCGTCGTCGGCGAATCCATCGACACTACGTATGGCGGCGTCCAGAGCTTCGAAACCGTCAACAACACGCCGGTAGTCGAGGACATCGCGCCCGATACCGTTTTCACGAACGACCCGTTCACGCTCACGGTCCTCGGCAGCAACTTCCACCCCGGCCTGATCATCGCCATTGGTGAGATGACGCTCCAGACCACGTTCATCAGCGAGACGGAGGTCAGTGGCCAGGTACTGTCGGGGTTCCTGGAGGTGGAAGGGGTCTATCCGGTCGCCGTGGTCGACCCCGACACGAATGAGTTCTCCAATTCGGTGGACCTGACCGTGCTACCCGAGCCGCAATGA
- a CDS encoding mechanosensitive ion channel domain-containing protein: MVPDLDFATTLPIPLILSSGLLVVSVIVLRLIAARFIHSHVQAPELRRRWLVQTRNGLALLLILGLVTIWAEELRTIAISIVAIAVAFVVATKELILCITGSILKMASRSFVIGDRIQIKEFRGDVIDQNLLATTILEVGPGKLTHQRTGRMAVIPNSLFVSEPVINESYTHDYILHVFTIPYKREDDWQSASEALLASARRHCAPYLDDVRRHMEQLSRQRGLDIPNVEPRVTIQVPAAGEVHLVVRVPARSSERSYIEQQIMLDVLGARSA; this comes from the coding sequence ATGGTCCCCGATCTCGATTTTGCCACCACCCTGCCCATCCCGCTGATCCTGAGCAGTGGACTGCTCGTTGTCTCGGTCATCGTGCTCAGGTTGATTGCAGCTCGGTTCATTCACAGCCACGTGCAGGCGCCGGAGCTGCGGCGTCGCTGGCTGGTTCAGACGCGAAACGGCCTGGCGCTGCTGCTGATCCTGGGCCTGGTAACGATCTGGGCGGAGGAGCTGCGCACCATCGCCATCTCCATCGTCGCCATCGCGGTCGCCTTCGTGGTGGCCACCAAGGAGCTGATCCTGTGCATCACGGGATCGATCCTGAAGATGGCGTCGCGCTCGTTCGTGATCGGCGACAGGATCCAGATCAAGGAGTTCCGCGGCGACGTCATCGACCAGAACCTGCTGGCAACGACGATCCTCGAGGTGGGGCCGGGCAAGCTCACGCACCAGCGGACCGGCCGCATGGCGGTGATTCCGAACTCGCTGTTCGTGTCGGAGCCGGTGATCAACGAGAGCTACACCCACGACTACATCCTGCACGTCTTCACGATCCCGTACAAACGGGAGGATGACTGGCAGAGCGCGTCGGAGGCGCTCCTCGCTTCCGCACGCCGCCACTGCGCGCCGTACCTCGACGACGTGCGCCGCCACATGGAGCAGCTCAGCCGTCAGCGCGGGCTCGACATCCCGAACGTCGAGCCGCGCGTCACCATCCAGGTGCCCGCTGCCGGCGAGGTCCACCTGGTGGTGCGCGTGCCGGCGAGATCCAGCGAGCGGAGCTACATCGAGCAGCAGATCATGCTGGACGTGCTGGGCGCACGTTCGGCATGA
- a CDS encoding CBS domain-containing protein, translated as MTTEVVTLSPDDSLRRAVEVLSAHKVSGAPVVVGQEVVGVLSVTDVIAFQGSTPGVPAERPDQVEWGEWQPAEEWVEGEEPPAAYFLELWEDAGAPVDERFRASSGPEWDVLEEHTVSEVMSQRVFSLPPEATAQEASAQMLRLGIHRILVMDGSRLLGVVSATDMLRAVAASSPADSR; from the coding sequence ATGACAACCGAGGTCGTCACGCTCTCGCCGGACGACTCCCTGCGCCGTGCAGTCGAGGTGCTGTCGGCGCACAAGGTTAGCGGGGCCCCGGTCGTCGTCGGGCAGGAGGTGGTCGGTGTGCTGTCCGTCACCGACGTCATCGCCTTCCAGGGATCGACGCCCGGAGTACCCGCGGAGCGACCGGATCAGGTCGAGTGGGGAGAGTGGCAGCCGGCGGAGGAGTGGGTCGAAGGAGAAGAGCCCCCCGCCGCCTACTTCCTCGAGTTGTGGGAAGATGCGGGAGCGCCGGTGGACGAGCGCTTCCGCGCCAGCTCGGGCCCCGAATGGGACGTTCTCGAGGAGCACACCGTTTCGGAGGTCATGAGTCAGCGCGTCTTCTCGCTGCCGCCTGAGGCCACGGCACAGGAAGCCTCCGCCCAGATGCTGCGGCTCGGGATTCATCGCATCCTGGTGATGGACGGCTCGCGCCTGCTGGGAGTGGTCTCCGCCACCGACATGCTGCGTGCCGTGGCCGCGAGCTCGCCCGCGGACAGCCGATAG
- a CDS encoding DUF2892 domain-containing protein, with amino-acid sequence MVRVNQAGWDRILRILVGGLLVLLAWGDPSRSWLGALAGIVGAALLVAGLVGWCPIYSALGISTRRRPRSQNAES; translated from the coding sequence ATGGTCAGAGTCAACCAAGCCGGATGGGATCGGATTCTGCGGATCCTGGTGGGGGGCCTCCTCGTGCTCCTCGCCTGGGGCGACCCATCGCGATCGTGGCTCGGGGCGCTGGCAGGGATCGTGGGCGCGGCGCTCCTGGTGGCGGGGCTAGTCGGATGGTGTCCGATTTACTCGGCGCTGGGGATCAGTACCCGACGTCGACCACGTTCACAGAACGCGGAATCGTAG
- a CDS encoding universal stress protein has product MPLPIRSVLVATDLSDSSDEVLRAAAQIASLAGADLHAVHVEPAEVTFLGVIESAPEIQERLDRARGALAAQLERVGIEQTVASARLEVNSAHRGIYERAHEVSADLIVLGPHRHRPLPERPLGTTADRLIRTSDVPCLIVRHPINLPLRKVLVATDLSHPAQLAMNEAFTWAAALGVPPRSDEREPTTVVVAYVVPLRAEVARSFVSLDFYREQLMEQIGIARQKVPPEVPVKVQPEILQNVSPVEEILRLASADVDLLVLGTHGRGALARALIGSVSSAVVRQAECPVLLVPPILDVRPSQARPSAGD; this is encoded by the coding sequence ATGCCGCTTCCGATTCGCTCCGTGCTCGTTGCCACCGACCTGTCGGACTCATCAGACGAGGTGCTACGCGCGGCGGCTCAGATCGCGTCGCTGGCCGGCGCGGACCTTCACGCGGTGCACGTGGAGCCGGCGGAGGTCACCTTCCTGGGGGTGATCGAGAGCGCTCCGGAGATACAGGAGCGCCTCGATCGGGCTCGCGGTGCACTGGCGGCGCAGCTGGAGCGCGTAGGGATTGAACAGACCGTCGCGAGCGCGCGCCTCGAGGTGAATTCCGCGCACCGAGGCATCTACGAGCGCGCCCATGAGGTGTCCGCGGACCTCATCGTCCTCGGGCCGCACCGACACCGCCCCTTGCCGGAGAGACCGCTCGGCACGACGGCGGATCGGCTTATCCGGACCAGCGACGTGCCCTGCCTGATCGTCAGACATCCTATCAACCTGCCGCTCCGGAAGGTGCTGGTCGCGACCGACCTGTCGCACCCGGCCCAGCTGGCGATGAACGAGGCATTTACCTGGGCCGCGGCGCTCGGCGTCCCACCGAGGTCGGACGAGCGAGAGCCCACGACCGTGGTGGTTGCCTACGTCGTGCCGCTACGCGCCGAAGTCGCACGATCGTTTGTGAGCCTCGACTTCTATCGGGAGCAGCTAATGGAGCAGATCGGCATCGCCCGGCAGAAGGTGCCCCCGGAGGTACCCGTGAAGGTGCAGCCGGAGATCCTGCAGAACGTCTCACCGGTCGAGGAAATCCTGCGCCTCGCCAGCGCGGATGTCGATCTGCTCGTACTTGGCACCCACGGTCGCGGAGCCCTGGCACGGGCGCTGATCGGAAGCGTCTCGTCGGCCGTGGTACGCCAGGCGGAATGCCCGGTCCTGCTGGTCCCTCCAATCCTGGATGTCAGACCGTCGCAGGCACGGCCCAGCGCGGGTGACTAG
- a CDS encoding FTR1 family protein — MLQAFIIVLREGFEAFLIVAITIAYLRRTGRTALLFAVHAGIAAALLASAILGWILMQGANLPLWEGLLGLLALPLVVGLVVHMWREGPRMRGRIEGRIEASVSRPATGSAAAGIFIFTALMVAREGMETALLLFQVRQGRLLAGAALGLVGALAMAWLWVRVGHRIDLRRFFQVTGIFLLLFSVQIAITSFHELAEAGVLPGSTALHVATEPYGPEGVYGRWLVLLMVATPAAWLAGAWLLDRIGWRAEHGL; from the coding sequence ATGCTCCAGGCATTCATCATTGTGCTTCGGGAGGGGTTCGAGGCTTTCCTGATCGTGGCGATCACGATCGCGTACCTCCGACGAACCGGGAGGACGGCGCTTCTCTTCGCCGTCCACGCGGGGATCGCAGCCGCGCTGCTCGCCAGCGCGATTCTCGGTTGGATCCTGATGCAGGGGGCGAACCTCCCTCTCTGGGAGGGATTGCTGGGCCTGCTCGCCCTTCCCCTGGTGGTGGGGCTGGTGGTGCACATGTGGAGGGAAGGTCCGCGGATGCGCGGCCGGATCGAGGGCAGGATCGAAGCCAGCGTCTCTCGGCCCGCTACCGGCTCCGCTGCAGCCGGGATCTTCATCTTCACCGCGCTCATGGTCGCGCGTGAAGGAATGGAGACGGCGCTGCTCCTCTTCCAGGTCCGGCAGGGGCGTCTGCTCGCCGGAGCGGCCCTGGGGCTGGTCGGCGCGCTCGCCATGGCGTGGCTGTGGGTCCGGGTGGGACACCGGATCGACCTGCGTCGCTTCTTCCAGGTGACCGGAATCTTTCTGCTCCTCTTCAGCGTGCAGATCGCCATCACCTCGTTTCACGAGCTCGCCGAAGCCGGAGTGCTGCCTGGCAGCACGGCATTGCACGTGGCCACGGAGCCCTACGGACCCGAAGGCGTGTACGGACGCTGGCTCGTGCTGCTGATGGTGGCTACACCAGCCGCGTGGCTCGCGGGCGCCTGGTTGCTCGATCGGATCGGCTGGCGAGCGGAACACGGGTTGTGA